The proteins below come from a single Bactrocera tryoni isolate S06 unplaced genomic scaffold, CSIRO_BtryS06_freeze2 scaffold_25, whole genome shotgun sequence genomic window:
- the LOC120780725 gene encoding ATP-dependent DNA helicase RRM3-like, protein MSLAEFAMLFELFYPKKVSETEESVDHDAYEEFRNTRRPLITLLDKSKMVVRKVPAVVRVPYFIATSDPDNFFYSLLLQYMPYRLETDLLEGFDNAKEAFLHRENRLKEMSRYKRQFRERDQQLENAFNQIHAFEILEQPEIINPEVIEEELPDTEMSNDQFQRAQHAMNIDQKQLFTVITKSIKNQLNGDIKRDKIFVTGGAGTGKTLLFNVLKKQVNRCYGKLVVKVGALTGVAARLVGGSTLHSLLKLPVQKDGVIINMPLLTGNYLRGMRQLWQNVELLFIDEIFMVPYEILCMIDSRLRQLKRQDACFGGINVLLFGDLMQLPPVRGHQVFQPPEHMKKTFVANMRQQEDTTFMDVLNALRVGKLTSKHFEVLPEKVSTDTTEEFSIEKALRFTLLKTKLLYIMK, encoded by the coding sequence ATGAGCCTTGCAGAGTTTGCAATGTTGTTTGAACTATTCTATCCGAAAAAAGTAAGCGAAACTGAGGAAAGTGTTGATCACGACGCGTATGAAGAATTTCGTAACACACGTCGTCCACTCATTACGCTATTAGATAAGAGCAAAATGGTTGTGAGAAAGGTTCCCGCAGTTGTTAGGGTGCCATATTTTATAGCAACATCAGATCCCGACAACTTTTTCTATAGCTTACTTCTTCAATATATGCCTTATCGTTTGGAAACTGATTTACTTGAGGGTTTCGATAATGCAAAAGAGGCGTTTTTACATCGAGAGAATCGTTTGAAGGAAATGAGCAGGTATAAGCGCCAATTTCGAGAGCGTGACCAACAGCTTGAAAATGCATTCAATCAGATAcatgcatttgaaattttagaacagCCAGAGATTATAAATCCTGAAGTTATAGAAGAAGAATTACCGGACACAGAAATGAGCAATGATCAATTTCAAAGAGCACAGCACGCTATGAATATTGatcaaaaacaattgtttacTGTCATTACAAAGAGTattaaaaatcaacttaatGGTGATATTAAACGAGATAAAATTTTCGTCACAGGTGGAGCAGGCACCGGAAAAACTCTTCTCtttaatgtattgaaaaaacaaGTTAACCGATGTTATGGAAAATTGGTCGTGAAAGTTGGTGCTCTTACTGGAGTTGCAGCACGGTTGGTCGGAGGTTCTACACTACACAGCCTGTTGAAACTACCAGTACAAAAAGATGGCGTCATCATTAACATGCCACTTCTTACGGGAAATTATTTAAGAGGGATGCGCCAGTTATGGCAAAACGTTGAGCTTCTGTTCATAGATGAAATTTTTATGGTGCCTTATGAAATTCTTTGCATGATCGACTCTCGTTTGCGCCAACTAAAGAGACAGGACGCTTGCTTTGGAGGTATAAATGTCTTACTCTTTGGTGATTTAATGCAGTTACCACCTGTCCGAGGACATCAAGTATTTCAACCGCCAGAACATATGAAGAAGACATTTGTGGCGAACATGCGTCAACAAGAAGATACGACATTTATGGATGTGCTTAATGCTTTAAGAGTTGGAAAGTTGACGTCGAAGCATTTTGAAGTTCTTCCTGAAAAAGTGTCAACAGATACCACTGAAGAATTCTCAATTGAGAAAGCTTTAAGGTTTACCCTACTAAAGACCAAGTTGTTATACATAATGAAATAG